One stretch of Campylobacter sp. CCS1377 DNA includes these proteins:
- a CDS encoding Na+/H+ antiporter NhaC family protein, whose product MRILYFLLLPLVAFADPQTNAEIFGVFTLLPPLVAIVLAFITKDVILSLFIGVFTGSFMLALVDNNIYHAIIGGFTGLISKAVSSMANPSNAGIILQVLTIGGVVALITKTGGTKAVAIWLAKKAKQAKSSQFATWCMGCFVFFDDYANSLIVGPIMRPVTDKFKVSREKLAFIMDATAAPITGLAIISTWIGLEISLIRSGYDLIDPAIFAHLNIKHDEINAFEIFVQTLPYRFYNLFMLVFVLLTIYMGREFGPMLKAERRAREGLFSQGHEKIDNLEDKLLEPKEHIKLKASNAIIPLLILIVFSFIGFYFSGYNAIDDVVLKAQIDANPLGLFALRETFGKADASVVLFQAALLASIVAIMMGVARKIFTLKEAIVTWTHGWRTMIMTVVILLCAWSLSAVIKDLGTSRYLVDLFSDKTPIYLLPTAIFIFASIISFSTGTSYGTMGILMPLTIPLAAAVGVHHELNDMNLHHYIIINISGVLTGAIFGDHCSPISDTTILSSMGSKCDLLAHVSTQMPYALSVCVISILCGYLPVAFGFNVWLSLIFGVLVMATLLFAIGKKVDAC is encoded by the coding sequence TTGAGAATTTTATATTTTTTATTGTTACCTTTGGTTGCATTTGCTGATCCGCAAACAAATGCTGAAATATTTGGTGTTTTTACTTTGCTTCCGCCTTTAGTGGCTATCGTTTTGGCATTTATTACAAAAGATGTGATTTTATCTTTATTTATCGGTGTTTTTACTGGTAGTTTTATGCTCGCATTAGTGGATAATAATATCTATCATGCGATTATTGGAGGCTTTACAGGATTGATTTCTAAGGCTGTTTCATCAATGGCAAATCCTTCTAATGCTGGTATCATTTTGCAAGTATTAACTATAGGCGGTGTTGTAGCACTCATTACAAAAACAGGTGGCACAAAGGCTGTGGCTATTTGGTTGGCTAAGAAAGCAAAACAAGCAAAAAGCTCGCAATTTGCCACTTGGTGTATGGGGTGCTTTGTGTTTTTTGATGATTATGCTAATTCTTTAATTGTTGGTCCTATTATGCGTCCGGTGACTGATAAATTTAAGGTTAGTCGTGAAAAATTGGCTTTTATCATGGATGCTACCGCTGCACCAATTACTGGTCTTGCAATAATTTCTACTTGGATAGGACTTGAAATTTCTTTGATTCGAAGCGGATATGATTTGATTGATCCGGCTATTTTTGCTCATTTAAATATCAAACACGATGAAATCAATGCTTTTGAAATCTTCGTTCAAACCTTACCTTATCGTTTCTATAATCTTTTTATGTTGGTTTTTGTTTTGCTGACTATTTATATGGGAAGAGAATTTGGACCTATGTTAAAGGCTGAACGCAGAGCAAGAGAGGGTTTGTTTTCACAAGGTCATGAAAAAATTGATAATTTAGAAGATAAGTTATTAGAGCCTAAAGAACATATTAAATTAAAAGCTTCAAATGCCATTATTCCTTTGTTGATTTTGATTGTATTTTCTTTTATAGGATTTTATTTTAGCGGATATAATGCCATTGATGATGTAGTTTTAAAAGCGCAAATTGATGCTAATCCTTTGGGGCTTTTTGCATTAAGGGAAACTTTTGGTAAGGCTGATGCTTCTGTGGTGTTGTTTCAAGCAGCGCTTTTGGCAAGTATTGTGGCTATTATGATGGGAGTGGCTAGGAAAATTTTTACTCTTAAAGAAGCAATTGTAACTTGGACTCATGGTTGGAGAACGATGATAATGACGGTTGTGATTTTGCTTTGTGCTTGGTCTTTGTCTGCTGTGATTAAAGATCTTGGAACTTCAAGATATTTAGTGGATTTATTTTCTGATAAAACCCCTATTTATTTGCTTCCAACGGCAATTTTTATTTTTGCCTCTATCATTTCTTTTTCAACTGGAACTAGCTATGGCACAATGGGAATTTTAATGCCTTTAACTATTCCATTAGCCGCTGCAGTTGGAGTACATCATGAATTAAATGATATGAATTTGCATCACTATATTATTATTAATATTTCAGGTGTTTTAACGGGAGCTATATTTGGGGATCATTGCTCGCCAATCTCTGATACTACAATACTTTCATCTATGGGAAGTAAGTGTGATTTGCTAGCTCATGTAAGCACTCAAATGCCTTATGCTCTGAGTGTTTGTGTTATTAGTATTCTTTGTGGATACTTGCCTGTTGCTTTTGGATTTAATGTTTGGCTTAGTTTGATATTTGGGGTTTTAGTGATGGCGACTTTACTTTTTGCTATAGGTAAAAAAGTTGATGCTTGCTGA
- a CDS encoding SDR family NAD(P)-dependent oxidoreductase, which translates to MKTALITGASSGFGKESARALAALGYKIIAIARRKDKLQELKDEFKDQIFIAELDVRDKKGVFALLENLPSEFKNIDLLLNNAGLALGLNEFDELELEDIETMVDTNIKGFLYVARAVIPILRKQKNAYIFNLGSIAGNTPYFGGNVYCGTKAFVGQFSRALRNDLRGSNIKVTNIAPGLCKTEFSQVRFKGDKQKADLVYENTKFISAKDIAQVILAIINLPEHVNVNEIELMPVTQTWAGTFTEKN; encoded by the coding sequence ATGAAAACAGCACTTATTACGGGTGCAAGTTCTGGTTTTGGTAAGGAAAGCGCTAGAGCTTTAGCAGCTCTTGGATATAAAATCATTGCTATTGCTAGACGTAAAGATAAATTACAAGAATTAAAAGATGAATTTAAGGATCAAATTTTCATCGCAGAGCTTGATGTAAGAGATAAAAAGGGAGTTTTTGCTTTGCTCGAAAATTTACCAAGTGAATTTAAAAATATTGATTTGCTTTTAAATAATGCAGGACTTGCTTTGGGTTTAAATGAATTTGATGAGTTGGAACTCGAAGACATAGAAACTATGGTAGATACAAATATCAAAGGTTTTTTATATGTGGCTAGAGCGGTTATTCCTATTTTAAGAAAGCAAAAAAATGCTTATATATTTAATCTTGGATCTATTGCAGGAAATACGCCTTATTTTGGTGGCAATGTATATTGTGGCACAAAGGCTTTTGTGGGTCAGTTTTCAAGAGCTTTAAGGAATGATTTAAGAGGAAGCAATATCAAAGTAACAAATATAGCTCCGGGACTTTGCAAAACCGAATTTAGCCAAGTGCGCTTTAAGGGGGATAAGCAAAAGGCGGATTTGGTTTATGAAAACACTAAATTCATTAGCGCAAAAGATATAGCGCAGGTGATTTTAGCTATTATTAATTTACCTGAGCATGTCAATGTTAATGAGATAGAATTAATGCCCGTAACTCAAACTTGGGCAGGAACTTTTACTGAAAAAAATTAA